From the Arvicola amphibius chromosome 2, mArvAmp1.2, whole genome shotgun sequence genome, one window contains:
- the LOC119806317 gene encoding H/ACA ribonucleoprotein complex subunit 3-like: protein MFLQYYLNKQGDCVYMLKKFDPMRQQTCSAHPARLSPDEKYSRHRITIKKRFKVLMIQQLRSVL, encoded by the coding sequence ATGTTTCTCCAGTATTACCTCAACAAACAGGGAGATTGTGTCTATATGTTGAAGAAATTTGACCCTATGCGACAACAGACTTGCTCTGCCCATCCTGCTCGGCTCTCCCCTGACGAGAAATACTCGAGACACCGAATCACCATCAAGAAACGCTTCAAGGTGCTCATGATCCAGCAACTGCGTTCTGTTCTCTGA